The following are from one region of the Capsicum annuum cultivar UCD-10X-F1 chromosome 1, UCD10Xv1.1, whole genome shotgun sequence genome:
- the LOC107873633 gene encoding delta(12)-acyl-lipid-desaturase, with amino-acid sequence MGAGGRMSAPNGKTEEKTNPLQKVPTSKPPFSVGDVKKAIPPHCFQRSLVRSFSYVVYDLILVAIMYYVATTYINLLPSPYSYIAWPIYWICQGCVCTGIWVIAHECGHHAFSDYQLVDDTVGLILHSALMVPYFSWKYSHRRHHSNTGSLERDEVFVPKPKSQLGWYSKYLNNPPGRVITLTITLTLGWPLYLAFNVSGRHYDRFACHYDPYGPIYNNRERLQIFLSDAGVLGASYLLYRIALVKGLAWLVCIYGVPLLIVNGFLVLITYLQHTHPSLPHYDSTEWDWLRGALATCDRDYGVLNKVFHNITDTHVVHHLFSNMPHYHAMEATKAVKPLLGDYYQFDGTPVVKAMWREAKECIYVEKDEAAAQGKGIFWYKNQL; translated from the coding sequence ATGGGGGCCGGTGGTCGTATGTCTGCTCCAAACGGCAAGACTGAAGAAAAGACAAACCCTCTTCAAAAGGTGCCAACCTCAAAGCCTCCTTTCTCCGTTGGTGATGTCAAGAAAGCCATTCCACCTCACTGCTTTCAGAGGTCTCTTGTTCGCTCGTTCTCCTATGTTGTGTATGACCTCATTCTCGTCGCCATCATGTACTACGTCGCCACCACTTACATCAACCTCCTTCCATCCCCGTATAGCTACATTGCATGGCCTATTTACTGGATCTGCCAGGGTTGTGTTTGCACTGGTATTTGGGTTATCGCCCATGAATGTGGCCACCATGCCTTCAGTGATTACCAATTGGTTGATGACACCGTTGGGCTTATCCTTCACTCTGCTCTGATGGTGCCGTACTTCTCTTGGAAATATAGTCATCGGCGCCATCACTCCAACACTGGCTCCCTCGAGCGTGATGAGGTCTTTGTGCCTAAGCCTAAATCCCAGCTCGGATGGTATTCCAAGTACTTGAACAATCCTCCTGGCAGGGTTATCACACTCACCATCACCCTCACTCTTGGTTGGCCGTTGTACTTGGCCTTCAATGTATCCGGCAGACATTATGACCGATTTGCTTGTCACTATGACCCTTATGGCCCAATCTACAACAACCGCGAGAGGCTACAAATCTTCCTGTCCGATGCCGGAGTTCTTGGAGCTAGTTATCTTCTATATCGTATTGCCTTAGTGAAAGGGCTAGCTTGGCTAGTGTGCATCTACGGCGTTCCCCTCCTCATCGTGAACGGTTTCCTTGTCCTGATCACCTATTTGCAGCACACTCACCCATCATTGCCTCACTATGACTCAACCGAGTGGGACTGGCTAAGGGGAGCACTGGCAACCTGCGACAGAGACTACGGCGTTCTAAACAAAGTCTTCCACAACATCACCGACACTCACGTGGTGCACCATCTGTTCTCAAACATGCCACACTACCACGCGATGGAAGCAACCAAAGCAGTCAAGCCATTACTCGGAGACTACTACCAATTCGATGGAACCCCGGTTGTCAAAGCAATGTGGAGGGAGGCAAAGGAGTGCATCTACGTTGAGAAAGACGAAGCAGCAGCTCAAGGCAAAGGCATTTTCTGGTACAAAAACCAGCTCTGA